The Plasmodium berghei ANKA genome assembly, chromosome: 5 genomic sequence TTATGAATTTACTGAAATGAGTGATATATCTGAATCTATAATACAAAAGTATTTTCATATGGCCTCAGATTTATCAACCTTAACCATGTAAGTTTTTATGTAATTCGATATTCAATAGACGAATATTACATGTGTatgatattatattatgtttCCCCCAATATACAcacattaaattttatttggcTAATTTATCACTCATTAAAcattatacaattttattttgatggCATGCAGTtatataactatttttcatattcaaatgttaaataatatatgtttttttgtggatgtatttttttatacagaCATCATATAGGAATTTGCGAACTGCTGTGTATCAGTATTTCGATTTtgttaagaaaaaaagaatgtTCAATTGAGCATGTGGCTTTAGGATTGTTTTTATACGATAGATTTGTATCTtccacaaaaaataaattaactcagtttgataaaaatattttaaataatataataaactcAAAATCAGATGAAGATAATTCTTTTTACAAActaatgaattatttttcttcttaTTTAAGCGCAACaataaatttgtaaattatataataatccATCCGTATTTTTCTAAACATGTACATACACCTTTTGATGAGTTTCATATTAAGTTGTACATACAAAAACtgatattcatttttattatgctTCACTAAAATAGTTTGTTACTGTTTTTTCTTGATACCAAAAAAAGGATAAACAAGTAGCagttattattacattaGTAAAATAACGactaattttaaataaaaagcgTATGCAACTCATATAACggtatatacattattacacatatacaatatggatgtatataattatacatGTGAAATTATGTTAcgtatgaaaaaataaaagtaatgTTGATACATATTtggaataaaatatgaataaaaaaaacacatatataactatgcataaatatacaaatgtgtatatacatGCAATATGtagtttattattatacactgtaataattaaaaaatgatatctTAAAGTGGCTTCCTTAAAATTGTAAGCAGCTTTTAAGTCatcttataatatattacttACTCTTTTTACACAAACgcaaatatatgtaatacaTTTTACAAATCGAAGaagtatattttatatcaacatatttaacatttttcttatgttaataaatattaatagcTACATGCTTAACATATGAATacaaactatttttttcacatattttttattcagtTAAAGCAATCTTTGCAATTCGTCATAAAAAACGAGAACAAGAGCTCCACCAGCTCCTCTAATAACATTAGCCCATGCTCCTTTGAAAAATCCTCTAATACCTTCatgttttaatattttaaccCAACAATCAAtggtatttttatattgaatATCTTCTTTTGCTTTTCTACCTGACATCATCATCATTCTTCTTCTAACTGTATCAAATGGGTATGAAATTAAACCAGCCAAAATAGTAACTGATTGTGCAACTGACcatttcaaaataatatttgtatttttatcattattaaataatatggcCTTTGCACTATCGTATAAGCCAAAATATGAACCTCTATACACAATAATACCCGTAACTGAAATACCAAAGCCActatataatgatataattcCCGTTtgtttgtatattttttttaggcAATCAAATAATCCATTAAATTGCCTATCTTTTCCTTTTCCTATATCTGATGCTAACCTTGTTCTTGCAAAATCTAAAGGATAAACTATAAGTAAAGAAATAGCTCCTGCAGTTGCTCCTGATAATACAttaacacaaaaaaatttcgCAAATTCTGTATTTTGATCATATCttggaaatatatttttaaaataatctTTGAAAGCAAAATTAAAAGCTTGTGTTGGGAAATATCGAATAACATTTGCTAAATTCCCTCTCCACAATGATGTAACACCTTGTTCCTGTGATACTCTTTTAAAGCAGTTTATTAGCCCAGAATATCTTTCGACCTGACCAGATTTTATTTCAGGTATAGAGTCTTGGGTTTgtattaacatttttacTCTTTCTATTGGAGCAACTACTGTTTTTGAAATAGCGGCAGATACACCGCCCATTAAAAAGTCAGCAGCAAAGCTTGTTTTGAAATCTCCACTcattttgaataaatataaaaataaaaataataaattgttttatatttatttattttttacgcaaaaatttataaatttattgcagaaattatatatttctacGTTATTCAAATAGAATATAAATCGAATTTCTGGATAATAAAACCCCCCAAAAATTgatattttgatttttcaaatatagatatattattgaaaattattaaattttacaaaaatatatttgcataCTCTATATacatgaaaatatatataatttgttattattatacaatttttttgaaataagTTATTTATCTTCAAATAAACTTgtattatgcatattttatcTTGAGTTAGCTTTCGTTTTGTTATATGTAACTTttattgtaaaatatttagcCACtacattaaaattttacCTGAATGAAAGGAgtaaatatgcatatatttatatattttattgcttatatatacataaaaatgatgTGCGCGcatattacatatatgtatatacgAAATGGTCtggttttttttaatacaaatttaagtttgtgtattataaaaatattgtaaaaatttattcatcgcattaaaacataaaaataagaataaatatgtttcaagatataaatagcgtgtataaattatgaataCATTTATGCGGACcgaaaaaacaaacaaaatagtataataggtaaaatatataataagaatATTGCTTGGTGAAtgcttttttaattcattatttttttgtatcgATTGATTATACATTTGTTAATACATATAGAAGTATATTAGAGCATATATAAggaaaatgtaaaatatatgtattaatcatatatataataatttatgtgGGTATTTCTTATTTACTTTCTGTTTGTATTTCAGGATTAGCTTTACTTTATCTTATTAATTTACagtaaatattatattttcctgtatatttttttccttgataaattttaatgattttatttaataatctAGAATCCGTAAAATTGTTTCAAGTTTCATAAAACCATTTTaaagatatttttattgggttattataataaataattttatttaaattattattttttttttaatgcatgcttttttatcatttaaatgaagttattattttctttgaTCATGCACTtgtttgtattatttttattatatttcattgcctattaaatgatatatttccCCTTTTATAGTAGGGGACATATAtcaatgaaaatatttataacgttcatattataatttaagttacttttttattatttatttatgtttttaatttatacgTATAACATCGacactatttttttgataaaaataaatatttacaatttGCAACTCTTTCtttgtttaaaattttggaaaattgttttattctacattttatattttatattctttattattaaacataaatttacatataataagcgttatatatatattttacgaaaaaaaagcacgaaatgatataaaaaataagagttacaaaatattttttgaatttatattaaatgatatCCATAGGAACATCTACAATTTCATGAGactatatatgaaaatgtattatattttatgaacaaaTTATGCGCACCtatgatattttataatattattctcATATATAACTtagtaaaaaaacaaagcatatttttttttaccttTTTTAGCTATTTCTTAATATAGTATGTTTCACCTGTTTCATATTTTACTAATTGGTATTACTTATTACCATTTTATTACGTATCTTAAAACCAAACAAATCGATATTATTATCGTTTGGCATTCTTTATAGTATTTCTAATAatcaatttaaaaaattataaaaagttaattaaaatgagcattaaaagacaaaaacacataacatatataaggTATGAAcatattaaatgaatttttataagaaaaaaaatatattatcacatgagaaaataaaatgtattaattGTTTGTTAAATGAGGTTTAGAAATAAACtgaaaatattcataaaaaaaaatacaatttagaaaaaaggTCAAAAATGTCAAATGAATACGTAAAGGTTTATATACATTgcattttaattaatacaTTTAAACGGTACATAACAAAACAacgattttattttttggacATGTTTAATTTTCATGGAAGcattttaatttgtatttatattattattattattattgtgatagttattttaatttatatttccacATGACCTTAAGTCATTCCAggaaatatgtaaaaaatgtagaatgaatttataaaaacatttttttttagcttAATAATTAATTCGCTATTTGTATTGccaaaagaaatatatggaAAGGAATCTGCATGAAACTGGTTGAATTGGTTTAAATTGTTTTCTTCATTctgtttgtttttttgatataacaaataaataaatgaactTTCATACATTATTTTCGTTGCATTAAAAAGGGATTCTTCGAATTCGGGAAAATATTCCATTATTTCTTCGTCATAATGCGTTTTGAggttattataaattttgtttgcattctgttttttatcttttaattttttaatattgtttatgtttttatcagaataatttattttttctgttAATATGGATTTCTTT encodes the following:
- a CDS encoding ADP/ATP transporter on adenylate translocase, putative, whose protein sequence is MSGDFKTSFAADFLMGGVSAAISKTVVAPIERVKMLIQTQDSIPEIKSGQVERYSGLINCFKRVSQEQGVTSLWRGNLANVIRYFPTQAFNFAFKDYFKNIFPRYDQNTEFAKFFCVNVLSGATAGAISLLIVYPLDFARTRLASDIGKGKDRQFNGLFDCLKKIYKQTGIISLYSGFGISVTGIIVYRGSYFGLYDSAKAILFNNDKNTNIILKWSVAQSVTILAGLISYPFDTVRRRMMMMSGRKAKEDIQYKNTIDCWVKILKHEGIRGFFKGAWANVIRGAGGALVLVFYDELQRLL